Proteins encoded together in one Lathyrus oleraceus cultivar Zhongwan6 chromosome 5, CAAS_Psat_ZW6_1.0, whole genome shotgun sequence window:
- the LOC127083838 gene encoding aspartic proteinase PCS1 yields MNMPFSPHVLLPLTLITFIMFLQIQTITSSSLSSSPQKQPFILPLKLQTFPHATVSLPNPSSRKLSFQHNVTLTVSLTLGSPPQNVTMVLDTGSELSWLHCKKLPNLNSIFNPLISSTYTPIPCTSPVCKTRTRDFPVPVSCDTKKLCHATISYADASYIEGNLATETFFAGGSAQPGTIFGCMDSGFSSNTYEDSKTTGLMGMNRGSLSFVTQMGLPKFSYCISGKDSTGVLLFGDANFNWLGPLKYTPLVKMSIPLPYFDRVAYTVRLEGIRVGKKLLQVPKTIFAPDHTGAGQTMVDSGTQFTFLLGPVYTALREEFLTQTKGSLTLLNDTNFVFQGAMDLCYRVASGRVGLPSLPAVTLMFEGAEMSVSGERLLYKVSDDVAKWKNDLVYCFTFGNSDLLGIEAYVIGHYHQMNVWMEFDLVNSRVGFADTSCELASQRLGMVP; encoded by the coding sequence ATGAACATGCCCTTCTCTCCCCATGTTCTCCTTCCTCTTACACTTATCACTTTCATCATGTTCCTTCAAATCCAAACAATCACTTCTTCTTCTCTCTCATCTTCCCCACAAAAACAACCTTTCATATTACCATTAAAACTTCAAACATTCCCACATGCCACGGTTTCACTTCCAAACCCTTCTTCACGTAAACTCTCTTTCCAACACAATGTAACCTTAACAGTTTCACTAACATTAGGCTCGCCCCCACAGAATGTTACCATGGTCCTCGACACAGGGAGTGAACTCTCATGGCTACACTGTAAAAAGCTCCCAAATTTAAACTCCATTTTCAACCCCCTCATTTCTTCCACATACACCCCTATCCCCTGCACTTCACCCGTTTGTAAAACCCGAACCCGAGATTTTCCCGTACCCGTTTCATGCGACACGAAAAAACTCTGCCACGCTACAATCTCCTACGCCGACGCCTCCTACATAGAAGGCAACCTCGCCACGGAGACTTTCTTCGCCGGCGGGTCAGCACAACCCGGAACCATATTCGGGTGTATGGATTCCGGGTTCAGCTCCAACACATACGAAGACTCCAAAACAACCGGGTTAATGGGTATGAACCGTGGGTCTCTCTCGTTTGTAACCCAAATGGGGTTACCCAAATTCTCATATTGTATCTCCGGCAAAGACTCCACCGGCGTGTTACTTTTCGGCGACGCAAATTTTAACTGGCTCGGCCCATTAAAATACACACCTCTCGTCAAAATGTCAATCCCATTACCGTATTTCGATCGAGTCGCATACACGGTTCGACTCGAGGGAATACGCGTCGGGAAGAAGCTACTTCAGGTACCAAAAACAATCTTTGCCCCGGATCACACCGGAGCGGGTCAGACAATGGTGGATTCGGGTACACAGTTTACCTTCCTTTTAGGACCGGTTTACACCGCATTACGAGAAGAGTTTCTTACTCAGACAAAAGGGTCATTAACCCTTTTGAACGACACAAATTTCGTGTTCCAGGGAGCTATGGATTTATGTTATCGTGTTGCTTCGGGTCGGGTGGGTCTTCCGTCGTTACCGGCGGTGACCCTTATGTTTGAAGGAGCGGAGATGAGTGTTTCAGGGGAGAGGCTATTGTATAAAGTAAGTGATGACGTGGCAAAATGGAAGAATGATTTGGTGTATTGTTTCACGTTTGGGAACTCTGACTTGTTGGGAATTGAGGCTTACGTGATTGGACATTATCATCAAATGAATGTGTGGATGGAGTTTGATTTGGTCAATTCTAGAGTTGGATTTGCTGATACTAGTTGTGAGCTTGCAAGTCAACGATTAGGCATGGTTCCTTAG